One genomic window of Spirochaetae bacterium HGW-Spirochaetae-1 includes the following:
- a CDS encoding cytochrome ubiquinol oxidase subunit I, translating into MDAVLLSRIQFGFVAGFHFLFPPLTFGLTFIIFLLESFHLKNGNNQYEKISSFLVKILALVFTMGVATGIVLEFSFGTNWSEYSRMVGDIFGAPLAAEGVFSFFLESVFLAVLVFGKKKVTQKVYWLSAFLVFFAAHLSGFWIIIANSWMQTPAGFKFEGGRAVLTSFFDAAFNPSTIIRYVHVVAAAWLTGSLFVAGISAWYLVKDKYREHFQPLLKLSLIIFIAMALLQFATGHMHAVQVARTQPEKMASFEALWKTQKGAPMSLIGIPDEDVGKTYLEIKIPKLLSLLIHFNSDAEVKGLNEFREDERPPVFITYMTYHFMIGLGSLFAAIAMIGALLMATGRLYSMKWFLWTLVITSPLPLLANEFGWMAAEIGRQPWAVYKILRTADAASVVVPAWQILFSLALFGIIYLLLFLVFLKIFFDLIKKGPEDITQRTY; encoded by the coding sequence ATGGATGCTGTGTTATTATCAAGAATACAATTTGGTTTCGTCGCAGGATTCCATTTTTTATTTCCACCCCTTACGTTCGGTCTGACATTTATTATTTTTCTCCTGGAATCATTTCACCTTAAAAACGGAAACAATCAGTATGAGAAAATATCATCCTTTCTCGTTAAGATACTGGCCCTTGTATTCACCATGGGGGTCGCAACGGGAATAGTCCTGGAATTTTCCTTCGGCACGAACTGGTCAGAGTATTCCCGAATGGTGGGAGATATTTTCGGCGCCCCACTGGCTGCCGAGGGAGTTTTCTCCTTTTTCCTTGAATCGGTCTTTCTCGCCGTACTGGTCTTCGGTAAAAAGAAGGTAACACAGAAGGTATATTGGCTCTCGGCTTTCCTGGTATTTTTCGCGGCACACCTTTCGGGATTCTGGATAATCATCGCCAATTCATGGATGCAGACTCCGGCGGGATTCAAATTTGAAGGCGGGAGGGCCGTATTGACCAGCTTCTTCGATGCCGCGTTTAACCCGTCAACAATAATAAGATATGTACACGTGGTCGCCGCAGCATGGCTCACGGGCTCTCTTTTCGTCGCCGGCATCAGCGCCTGGTATCTTGTGAAGGATAAATACAGGGAACATTTCCAGCCTCTGCTTAAGTTATCACTTATAATTTTTATTGCCATGGCCCTGCTCCAGTTCGCCACGGGCCACATGCATGCTGTTCAGGTAGCCAGGACACAGCCGGAAAAGATGGCATCCTTTGAGGCCCTCTGGAAAACACAGAAAGGTGCCCCCATGTCGCTCATCGGCATCCCCGATGAAGATGTCGGCAAGACATACCTCGAAATAAAAATTCCAAAACTGCTGAGCCTGCTCATTCACTTTAATTCCGATGCCGAAGTAAAGGGCCTCAATGAATTCAGGGAGGATGAGCGGCCCCCGGTTTTCATCACCTACATGACATATCATTTCATGATCGGCCTCGGTTCCCTCTTTGCCGCCATTGCCATGATCGGCGCATTACTTATGGCCACGGGACGTCTCTATTCCATGAAGTGGTTCCTCTGGACACTGGTAATCACTTCACCGCTGCCCCTCCTGGCCAATGAATTCGGCTGGATGGCCGCGGAAATCGGCCGGCAGCCCTGGGCCGTATACAAAATACTGCGGACAGCTGATGCTGCGTCGGTGGTAGTGCCGGCCTGGCAGATACTTTTTTCTCTGGCACTTTTCGGGATAATATATCTTCTGCTCTTTCTGGTATTCCTCAAGATATTCTTCGACCTGATAAAGAAAGGCCCGGAAGATATAACTCAGAGAACGTATTGA
- a CDS encoding rubredoxin has protein sequence MKYECSVCGYIYDPETGDPDNGIKPGTAFKDIPDDWVCPVCGVGKDSFEPAD, from the coding sequence ATGAAATACGAGTGTTCAGTCTGCGGGTACATTTATGATCCGGAAACGGGAGATCCCGACAACGGGATTAAACCGGGCACTGCCTTTAAGGACATCCCCGATGACTGGGTTTGCCCGGTCTGCGGTGTTGGCAAGGACTCATTTGAACCGGCTGATTAA
- a CDS encoding transcriptional repressor — MESLQLKSFLEDKGIKPSLHRLKILEYLVTHKTHPTVDIIYQDIHGEIPTLSKTTIYNTLKTFLEKNVIQAITIEDNEVRYDAFMENHAHFKCMQCGELYDIFLDSKSMDLKSIEGHTILQSHLYFRGICRKCKS; from the coding sequence ATGGAATCATTACAATTAAAATCATTTCTAGAGGATAAGGGCATCAAGCCTTCTCTTCACCGGCTGAAGATACTGGAATATCTGGTAACTCACAAAACTCATCCCACCGTGGACATTATATACCAGGATATCCACGGTGAAATACCCACACTATCAAAAACCACCATTTACAATACGCTGAAAACATTTCTTGAAAAAAATGTCATCCAGGCAATTACCATAGAAGATAATGAAGTGCGCTACGATGCCTTTATGGAAAATCATGCCCATTTTAAATGCATGCAGTGCGGTGAACTCTATGATATTTTCCTCGACAGCAAATCAATGGACCTGAAATCCATAGAAGGACATACCATCCTGCAGAGCCATCTCTATTTCAGGGGCATATGCAGGAAATGCAAATCGTGA
- a CDS encoding NAD(P)/FAD-dependent oxidoreductase, protein MKYVIIGNGTAGVDAALTIRKNDPLGEISIITEAENLHYYRPRLVEYLANEVPLEKFTLYKPEFYAEKNISNILNTRITAIDPAEKTVTDEKGVVYHYDRLLLATGGNPFVPPVQGIDHEGVFTLRNVADTDRIRDFSTEIESIAVIGGGLLGLETANSLQKLGKKVTIIEFAPWLLPRQLDRTGGELLQKMLEDKGLQFILNDSVASIDSIGGRFVEQISLKSGKTLKADAVVLSVGIRCNCELARTTGLSVNNGIVVNDHMETSQKDIYAAGDAAEHNNVVYGLWNVSKEQGIAAGLNMSGVQAEYKGSAISTILKITGIDLFSAGVISDEGNTVNTSVDTSSYKKLLMKEDSPVGAIVLGDRESIKIAQKVMNRNASVEEFLKHLKN, encoded by the coding sequence ATGAAATATGTTATAATAGGAAACGGCACTGCCGGTGTAGACGCGGCACTGACCATCAGGAAAAATGATCCCCTTGGGGAGATTTCCATAATTACCGAAGCGGAAAACCTGCACTACTACCGGCCGCGCCTCGTGGAATACCTGGCCAACGAGGTACCCCTGGAAAAATTCACCCTGTACAAGCCGGAATTTTATGCTGAAAAAAATATTTCCAATATCCTGAACACCAGGATTACGGCCATTGATCCAGCGGAAAAAACAGTGACTGACGAGAAAGGCGTCGTGTACCACTATGACAGGCTTCTGCTGGCCACGGGAGGCAATCCCTTTGTTCCCCCAGTCCAGGGCATTGACCACGAAGGGGTCTTTACCCTGCGCAATGTTGCCGATACGGACAGAATCCGTGACTTCAGCACTGAAATAGAATCCATTGCCGTCATTGGCGGCGGACTCCTGGGTCTCGAAACGGCCAATAGTCTGCAGAAACTGGGGAAAAAGGTGACGATTATAGAATTTGCCCCCTGGTTGCTCCCCCGCCAACTGGACCGCACCGGGGGGGAACTTCTGCAAAAGATGCTGGAAGACAAGGGCCTGCAATTCATCCTGAATGACAGCGTCGCGTCAATCGACTCAATCGGCGGCAGGTTTGTCGAGCAGATATCCCTGAAATCGGGAAAAACCCTCAAGGCTGACGCTGTTGTGCTTTCCGTGGGCATCCGCTGCAACTGTGAGCTGGCACGCACGACGGGCCTTTCGGTCAATAACGGCATCGTGGTAAACGATCACATGGAGACATCACAGAAAGATATATACGCAGCCGGTGACGCGGCTGAACACAACAATGTTGTCTACGGACTATGGAATGTTTCCAAGGAGCAGGGAATCGCCGCGGGTCTTAATATGAGCGGCGTTCAGGCGGAATACAAGGGCTCGGCCATTTCCACTATTTTGAAGATCACGGGGATAGATCTCTTTTCTGCCGGTGTTATAAGCGATGAGGGAAACACGGTAAATACCTCGGTAGATACATCCTCATACAAAAAACTGCTAATGAAAGAAGATTCTCCCGTGGGTGCCATTGTACTGGGAGACCGGGAAAGTATAAAAATAGCACAAAAGGTCATGAACAGAAATGCCTCAGTAGAGGAATTTCTTAAACATTTAAAAAACTGA
- a CDS encoding MBL fold metallo-hydrolase, with amino-acid sequence MKPVQITKDVYWVGGIDWDLRNFHGYLTQRGSTYNAYLIVDEKITLIDTVKYYLVDEMLERISAVVDPAKIDYIVSNHVEMDHSGGLPRLMEMLPGATIITSPKGEEGLKKHYKKDWKFKVVQSGETVNIGKRDLTYVMTPMVHWPDNMVCYSAKDKILFSNDAFGQHVATSERFDDEYHIDIINEEAMKYYANIVLPYSVQVQKALADLEGLDIDVIAPSHGILWRKNIAGIIENYRKWSSNETDNKALIIYDTMWKSTEKMAFAIQNAFENKNIFARMFNLQHNHISDIMTEVLTARYICVGSPTLNKNMLPTVAAFLTYFKGLAPKGRKGLAFGSYGWAPFGVKQVDEALQSCKFDMMDAIQLQYVPNPSDLKEITAKVQSQIS; translated from the coding sequence ATGAAACCTGTACAGATAACCAAAGATGTATACTGGGTCGGTGGAATCGACTGGGACCTGAGAAACTTCCATGGATATCTCACCCAGCGGGGATCTACCTACAATGCCTATCTCATCGTCGATGAAAAAATAACTCTCATCGATACCGTAAAATACTACCTGGTGGACGAAATGCTGGAGCGCATATCGGCCGTTGTTGACCCGGCAAAGATTGATTACATAGTATCTAATCATGTTGAAATGGACCATTCCGGCGGCCTTCCCCGCCTCATGGAGATGCTTCCCGGAGCCACCATCATTACATCACCCAAGGGAGAAGAAGGACTGAAGAAGCATTATAAGAAGGATTGGAAATTCAAAGTTGTACAGTCTGGCGAAACCGTCAACATCGGGAAACGGGACCTGACGTATGTTATGACACCCATGGTGCACTGGCCCGACAACATGGTCTGCTACAGTGCGAAGGATAAAATTCTCTTTTCCAATGACGCCTTCGGCCAGCATGTAGCCACTTCTGAACGCTTTGATGACGAATACCATATTGACATCATCAACGAGGAAGCCATGAAGTATTACGCCAACATCGTACTTCCCTACTCGGTACAGGTACAAAAGGCGCTGGCTGATCTGGAGGGTCTCGATATCGATGTCATTGCCCCGAGTCACGGCATACTGTGGAGAAAGAACATCGCCGGCATTATCGAGAATTACCGGAAATGGTCTTCCAACGAAACGGATAACAAGGCCCTCATTATCTATGATACAATGTGGAAATCCACGGAAAAAATGGCCTTCGCAATTCAGAATGCCTTTGAGAATAAAAATATTTTCGCCCGCATGTTCAACCTGCAGCACAACCATATTTCCGACATCATGACCGAGGTGCTCACGGCAAGATACATCTGCGTCGGTTCCCCCACGCTGAACAAAAATATGCTCCCCACGGTGGCCGCCTTTCTTACGTACTTCAAGGGCCTGGCTCCCAAGGGAAGAAAGGGCCTGGCCTTCGGATCATACGGCTGGGCTCCCTTCGGTGTCAAACAGGTCGACGAAGCTTTGCAGTCATGTAAATTCGACATGATGGATGCAATCCAATTGCAGTATGTCCCGAATCCTTCCGATCTGAAGGAGATTACAGCAAAAGTCCAAAGTCAGATATCCTGA
- a CDS encoding 2-hydroxyacyl-CoA dehydratase: MKDQNVEPLFNDEFQGAPAKRSLQYILSKREQGSPVAGLYCGYAPIEVIHAMGAYPAVLCAFAQATIEAGESVLPGNLCPLIKSSYGFIKTDKCPFYSISDVVIGETTCDGKKKMFELIADIKPTHVMDLPQVPDTREAQEGWGAMIGKVKDFLEINLNRKANDEDIHKAIIDTNEKNRMMRKIFTYAARKPSVMTWGEVYDLTFLAMVATGKDMKPVLEEVLQKLEQRVKDGAYSERSGAPRVLVTGSPLGGDATKVFKIIEEAGGAVVAIDSCTGMKPYVTDTEENAADPLMALSKKYLSLPCSCMTPNGRRLDELSRMIDEFSIDVVIDVVLHACHSYNVESYKVGTHVREKHHLPFLKIETDYSGSDAAQIRNRVEALFETIVKN, encoded by the coding sequence ATGAAAGATCAGAATGTAGAACCGCTTTTTAATGATGAATTTCAGGGAGCGCCGGCAAAAAGATCCCTGCAGTATATTTTGAGCAAACGTGAACAGGGTAGTCCTGTAGCGGGCCTCTATTGCGGCTATGCGCCCATAGAGGTGATTCATGCCATGGGTGCATATCCGGCTGTCCTTTGCGCCTTTGCCCAGGCAACTATCGAGGCGGGAGAATCGGTATTGCCCGGGAACCTGTGTCCTCTCATCAAATCGAGTTACGGTTTCATCAAGACCGACAAGTGTCCTTTCTATTCGATATCGGACGTTGTTATCGGTGAAACTACCTGCGATGGTAAAAAGAAGATGTTCGAACTCATCGCCGATATCAAGCCGACCCATGTTATGGACCTTCCCCAGGTCCCTGATACGCGTGAAGCGCAGGAAGGGTGGGGCGCCATGATCGGCAAGGTAAAAGATTTTCTCGAAATCAACCTGAACAGGAAGGCCAATGATGAGGATATTCACAAAGCCATTATTGACACCAATGAAAAAAACCGCATGATGCGGAAAATCTTTACATATGCCGCACGCAAACCATCGGTAATGACCTGGGGCGAAGTCTATGACCTGACTTTTCTGGCCATGGTTGCTACGGGAAAGGATATGAAACCGGTACTGGAAGAAGTATTGCAGAAACTGGAACAGCGTGTAAAAGACGGGGCCTACAGTGAACGCTCCGGAGCGCCCCGCGTCCTGGTTACAGGGAGCCCCCTGGGCGGCGATGCAACGAAAGTGTTTAAAATCATTGAAGAGGCCGGCGGGGCCGTTGTTGCCATTGATTCATGTACGGGCATGAAGCCCTATGTCACCGATACGGAGGAGAATGCCGCTGATCCTCTCATGGCGCTGTCGAAAAAATATCTCTCGCTGCCCTGTTCATGCATGACTCCCAATGGCCGCAGGCTTGATGAGCTGTCCCGAATGATAGATGAGTTCAGCATTGATGTGGTTATCGACGTTGTGCTTCACGCCTGTCATTCATATAATGTTGAATCCTATAAGGTAGGAACGCATGTCAGGGAAAAACACCATCTTCCTTTCCTGAAAATAGAAACAGATTACAGCGGCTCCGATGCGGCTCAGATCAGAAACAGGGTCGAAGCCCTTTTTGAGACCATAGTAAAAAATTAA
- a CDS encoding TIGR02757 family protein encodes MPRLTRPILDTIYRKYNRKELVSPDPLQFLYEYPRKEDREIAALIASSLAYGRVAQILTSVSRVLEAAGPYLRDFILDNGDNHFRREFRNFKHRFTTGEEMSALFIGLKKILETHGSLESCFVSYLEQGAPSLLPAITAFTKEIRHASAMPASSLISDPSKGSACKRLHLFLRWMVREDSVDPGGWKNIQPSMLIIPLDTHMHYFGTCYGFTSRKAADLKTALEITEGFSRLNSGDPVKYDFSLTRFGIRNDLCWDDLESMIK; translated from the coding sequence ATGCCCCGGTTAACGCGTCCGATTCTCGATACCATATACAGAAAGTACAACAGGAAAGAACTGGTTTCCCCCGATCCCCTGCAGTTTCTCTACGAGTATCCCCGGAAAGAGGACAGGGAAATCGCTGCCCTTATAGCCTCATCCCTGGCCTACGGCCGTGTAGCGCAGATATTGACATCGGTATCACGCGTCCTCGAAGCGGCGGGTCCTTATCTTCGCGACTTTATCCTCGATAACGGCGATAATCATTTCCGCCGGGAATTCCGGAATTTCAAACATCGCTTTACCACGGGTGAAGAGATGTCGGCCCTGTTCATCGGCCTGAAAAAAATCCTGGAGACTCATGGATCGCTGGAGTCCTGCTTTGTATCATACCTTGAGCAAGGAGCACCATCTCTGCTGCCGGCCATCACTGCATTCACAAAAGAAATCAGGCATGCATCAGCCATGCCGGCAAGCAGTCTCATTTCCGACCCCTCAAAGGGAAGCGCCTGTAAAAGGCTGCACCTTTTCCTGCGCTGGATGGTCCGTGAAGACAGTGTTGATCCCGGCGGGTGGAAAAATATCCAGCCCTCGATGCTCATTATTCCCCTTGATACACATATGCACTATTTTGGAACCTGTTATGGATTCACGTCGAGAAAGGCAGCCGATCTGAAAACCGCCCTGGAGATCACTGAAGGGTTTTCCAGGCTTAACAGCGGTGACCCGGTAAAATACGATTTTTCCCTTACGCGGTTCGGAATCCGAAATGATCTCTGCTGGGATGACCTTGAGTCCATGATAAAGTAA
- a CDS encoding 4Fe-4S ferredoxin, which translates to MAYKISTDCTGCGSCAAECPVEAISEGDPYVIDADACTDCGACADVCPVEAISPA; encoded by the coding sequence ATGGCTTACAAAATTTCAACAGATTGTACCGGATGCGGATCTTGCGCGGCGGAATGTCCTGTAGAGGCCATTTCCGAAGGCGATCCCTATGTAATCGATGCCGATGCCTGTACGGATTGCGGCGCTTGCGCCGATGTATGTCCCGTTGAGGCAATTTCCCCGGCTTAA
- the hypF gene encoding carbamoyltransferase HypF → MKKHNDIRVKGIVQGVGFRPFIYQIAVLNSMAGYVRNDTEGVFIEAEGEEDALLRFTKEIVSKAPPLSHIMDVSATDGAMKDYKSFIIDKSVHTGERIAFYAPDIALCDDCLREFNDPRDRRYHYPFITCINCGPRFSIINDIPYDRVNTSMSVFPLCESCLREYNDPADRRFHAQPVACPVCGPALSLHGANGELLEGKTEDIAERTVKLLREGNIIAIKGVGGYLLAADATNDGAVQELRNRKRRPFKPFAIMASGMEHVERIAHVGPAERSLLVSRERPIVLLEKKEGAFSKFVAPGIAHIGIMLPYLPFQFHLFSLAPDMVLIMTSGNLSDEPIVYSDETAFRRFKRIADYIITYNRQIVAQNDDSVLFVEKETPLFIRRSRGYVPRPFLSTRTDSRILALGGDLKNSFAIARRDFIILSQYLGDMGDPLTQEAFRQTVDHYIRVFDAEPDVLVSDMHPGYMTTMYRDEMARGHEKHFQVQHHHAHIASVLEDHGIHDKVIGIAYDGTGYGTDGTLWGSEFLIADRKEFIRAGHFSGFPLPGGETAIRDVWKIGLSLLHKRYGMDVPLFTEEMDVLNVMEIMEKGINSPETCSLGRIFDGMSAILGISRSISTEAEAAILLEEAARRGTWPGKPFLIPMSDDEKIVISTMDLTDYVMGLINSGEAVQDIALAFHRSVVHTTIEAAMRLRGRYGINSVALSGGVFHNRIILRHVWEGLIAADFNVLLPVKIPPNDGCIALGQVAVAKELMR, encoded by the coding sequence ATGAAAAAACACAATGACATACGGGTCAAGGGAATAGTGCAGGGAGTGGGATTCCGTCCCTTCATATACCAGATCGCTGTTCTCAATAGTATGGCAGGATATGTGCGCAACGATACCGAGGGTGTTTTCATCGAGGCCGAGGGTGAAGAGGATGCACTGCTTCGTTTCACGAAAGAAATCGTGTCCAAAGCGCCCCCCCTGTCACATATCATGGATGTGTCCGCCACGGACGGAGCCATGAAAGATTATAAAAGTTTCATCATTGATAAAAGCGTGCATACCGGGGAAAGGATTGCGTTCTACGCGCCTGATATAGCTCTCTGTGATGACTGCCTCAGGGAATTCAATGATCCCCGGGACAGGCGCTATCATTATCCCTTCATCACCTGCATTAACTGCGGACCGCGCTTCAGTATCATTAACGACATCCCTTATGACCGCGTCAATACATCCATGAGCGTGTTCCCCCTCTGTGAATCATGCCTGCGCGAATATAATGATCCGGCAGACCGGCGTTTTCACGCACAGCCCGTGGCGTGTCCTGTCTGCGGGCCGGCCCTTTCCCTTCATGGAGCCAATGGGGAACTTCTTGAAGGTAAAACTGAAGATATTGCTGAACGGACGGTAAAACTTTTAAGAGAGGGAAATATCATCGCCATAAAGGGAGTGGGTGGGTATCTCCTGGCGGCTGATGCCACGAACGATGGAGCCGTACAAGAACTCCGTAACCGCAAGCGCCGTCCCTTCAAGCCCTTCGCTATCATGGCATCGGGGATGGAGCATGTGGAACGGATCGCCCATGTCGGTCCGGCAGAACGGTCGCTGCTCGTTTCGCGGGAGAGACCCATTGTCCTTCTGGAAAAAAAGGAAGGGGCCTTTTCGAAATTCGTGGCACCGGGCATTGCCCATATAGGCATCATGCTTCCCTATCTTCCCTTCCAGTTTCATCTTTTTTCCCTCGCCCCGGACATGGTTCTTATAATGACCAGCGGAAACCTGTCCGACGAGCCTATCGTGTACAGTGATGAAACGGCTTTCCGGCGTTTCAAACGCATAGCCGATTATATCATAACCTATAACAGGCAGATCGTGGCCCAGAACGACGACAGCGTGCTTTTCGTCGAAAAGGAGACACCCTTGTTTATCAGGAGATCCCGCGGCTATGTGCCCCGTCCCTTTCTTTCAACGCGGACCGATTCTCGTATCCTTGCCCTGGGGGGGGATCTGAAAAACAGTTTCGCCATCGCCCGCAGGGATTTTATCATTCTAAGCCAGTACCTGGGAGACATGGGCGACCCCCTTACCCAGGAGGCATTCCGTCAGACCGTGGATCATTATATCCGTGTTTTTGACGCTGAGCCCGATGTGCTCGTATCGGACATGCACCCGGGATACATGACGACCATGTACCGTGATGAAATGGCCAGGGGACATGAAAAGCATTTCCAGGTGCAGCACCATCATGCTCATATCGCTTCAGTACTGGAGGACCATGGAATCCATGATAAAGTCATCGGTATCGCCTATGACGGGACCGGCTATGGAACCGACGGGACACTGTGGGGAAGCGAATTTCTCATCGCGGACCGGAAGGAATTCATCAGGGCCGGACATTTTTCCGGGTTTCCCCTGCCGGGAGGGGAAACGGCCATCCGCGACGTGTGGAAAATCGGGCTATCACTACTGCATAAAAGATACGGCATGGATGTGCCGCTGTTCACTGAAGAGATGGATGTCCTTAATGTCATGGAAATTATGGAGAAGGGAATCAACTCGCCGGAGACATGCAGTCTGGGAAGAATTTTCGACGGTATGTCAGCCATCCTGGGAATATCGCGCAGCATCAGCACCGAGGCCGAGGCAGCCATACTTCTCGAGGAGGCGGCGCGCAGGGGGACCTGGCCGGGAAAGCCCTTTCTCATTCCCATGAGCGATGATGAGAAAATTGTCATCAGCACCATGGATCTGACAGATTATGTTATGGGTCTTATTAATAGTGGAGAGGCGGTGCAGGATATAGCCCTGGCCTTCCATAGATCCGTCGTGCATACGACTATTGAGGCGGCGATGCGGCTCCGCGGGAGGTATGGAATCAATAGTGTCGCTCTGAGCGGCGGAGTCTTTCATAACAGGATCATTCTCCGTCATGTATGGGAAGGTCTGATAGCGGCAGATTTCAATGTCCTCCTGCCGGTAAAAATTCCGCCAAATGACGGCTGTATTGCCCTTGGACAGGTGGCTGTTGCAAAGGAATTGATGCGGTGA
- a CDS encoding NADP oxidoreductase: MSEIKFTIDGKECSAKQGQTIVEAAKDNGIFIPVLCHFEGLKPAGTCRICTVKVGGRNMAACTTPATAGMVVENAVPELENMRKAIVEMLFVEGNHMCPTCEKSGNCELQALGYRYQMLAPRFPYLWPVRDVDASAPKIILDTNRCIQCLRCVRGITTADGRHIFGLVSRGDRTAIKADPELAAQMSDEQAAKAMSLCPVGAILRKEVGFSTPIGKRKFDSNPIGSDVQKS, translated from the coding sequence ATGAGCGAAATTAAATTCACCATAGATGGAAAAGAATGTTCAGCAAAACAGGGACAGACTATTGTAGAAGCGGCCAAAGATAATGGCATATTCATCCCTGTTTTATGCCATTTTGAAGGCCTGAAGCCTGCCGGAACCTGCCGTATCTGTACGGTAAAGGTAGGCGGCAGAAACATGGCAGCCTGCACGACACCGGCCACGGCCGGAATGGTTGTGGAAAATGCCGTTCCCGAATTGGAAAACATGAGGAAAGCCATTGTGGAAATGCTTTTCGTCGAAGGAAACCACATGTGTCCTACCTGTGAGAAGAGCGGGAATTGCGAACTTCAGGCTCTGGGTTATCGTTATCAGATGCTGGCCCCCAGGTTTCCGTACCTGTGGCCGGTCCGCGATGTGGACGCTTCCGCGCCGAAGATAATTCTCGACACCAACAGGTGCATCCAGTGCCTGCGGTGTGTCAGGGGTATCACTACGGCGGACGGCCGACATATTTTCGGTCTTGTCAGCAGGGGAGACCGGACAGCCATTAAGGCCGATCCGGAACTTGCAGCGCAGATGTCCGACGAGCAGGCCGCCAAGGCCATGTCACTGTGTCCCGTAGGAGCCATCCTTAGAAAGGAAGTGGGCTTCAGTACTCCTATCGGTAAGCGCAAGTTCGACAGCAATCCGATCGGCAGCGATGTTCAAAAATCATAA
- a CDS encoding NADP oxidoreductase — protein MSKPVVATASLAGCFGCHMSLLDIDERILDLISLVEFNKSPIDDIKTFTKQCDVGIIEGGCCNSENVENLKEFRKHCKVLVALGECAIMGGLPAMRNGIPVKECLQEAYISGPTVSGVNPEKIIPNDDELPMILDRVYPLHEIVKIDYYLPGCPPRADLIWNALVALVKGGDIDLPYEVLKFD, from the coding sequence ATGAGTAAACCCGTAGTAGCAACTGCGTCTCTGGCCGGCTGCTTTGGATGCCATATGTCACTTCTCGATATAGATGAAAGAATACTCGATCTTATCAGCCTGGTGGAATTCAATAAATCACCGATCGATGACATAAAGACTTTTACTAAACAGTGTGACGTGGGAATCATCGAAGGCGGATGCTGTAATAGTGAAAACGTAGAGAATCTGAAGGAGTTCAGAAAACATTGCAAAGTGCTTGTTGCCCTGGGCGAGTGCGCCATCATGGGCGGACTTCCCGCAATGAGGAACGGTATCCCTGTAAAGGAATGTCTCCAGGAGGCATATATTTCAGGCCCAACCGTTTCTGGAGTCAACCCGGAAAAAATCATCCCCAACGATGATGAACTTCCCATGATTCTTGACAGGGTATATCCCCTGCATGAAATCGTGAAAATCGATTACTATCTGCCGGGATGTCCGCCCCGTGCCGACCTGATATGGAACGCGTTGGTGGCTCTGGTCAAAGGCGGGGATATCGACCTTCCGTATGAAGTACTCAAGTTTGATTAA